One Aptenodytes patagonicus chromosome 30, bAptPat1.pri.cur, whole genome shotgun sequence DNA window includes the following coding sequences:
- the C3 gene encoding complement C3 (The sequence of the model RefSeq protein was modified relative to this genomic sequence to represent the inferred CDS: added 278 bases not found in genome assembly) — translation MGAPALPLLLGLLLLHAAPTYAQMVTMVTPAVLRLETEERVVLEAPGLTAPTEATVLVQDFPRKRHVLYQIRVPLSPAEGMLASTTIKVSAKALPQTVGKQFVSVTARVAQVTLEKVLLVSLQSGHIFVQTDKPIYTPGSTVLCRLFALGHLMEPAPKTVIVEIKTPDDVIIKQVPVSSPMKTGIFSLNHNLPEVVSMGIWTIMAKFEDSPEQVFSTQFEVKEYVLPSFEVVLEPEEKFLYIDRKEDFRVSITARYLYGKRLQGTAFVLFGVIVDDEKKGIPQSLRRVQVTDGDGEAVLPMAMLRQRFANPQELVGHSLYVSVTVLTESGSDMVEAQRSGIRIVTSPYTIHFTRTPKFFKPGMPFDLMVYVTNPDESPAPRVTVKADGFQGLVSTQRDGTAKLVLNMPANRDTVPITVRTDQPGLPADRQASRQMTAEAYRSQGSSGNFLHLAVGATELQTGDNLAVNFHLKSNSNAVRDSVPYFTYLIMSKGRIIRVGRQRHEAGQSLVTMSLPVTAELIPSFRIVAYYYVMPGEIVADSVWVDVKDTCMGTLVVKGATEADNRVHEPGTPMRLHIEGDHNAHVGLVAVDKGVFVLNKKNKLTQSKVWDTVEKSDIGCTPGSGRDNVGVFADAGLSLVTNVNIATPQRGEVLCPQPAKRKRRSLQLIEYKGSKAAEYTDKMLRKCCEDGMKENPMSHSCEHRTNYIQDGEACIRAFLDCCNYIKGIHDQKQRELHLELARSEENEVFLPDEDITSRTLFPESWLWRVEPLTEQPNELGISTKTLPVYLKDSITTWEVLAVSLSQTKGLCVADPYEITVMKEFFIDLRLPYSVVRNEQVEIRAILYNYWTQEITVRVELMYNPALCSASTSKRRYQQILRLKAQSSWAVPFVIVPLQLGLHDIEVKAAVRGKLVSDGVKKKLKVVPEGMRLEKTVTIVELDPKTKGINGVQEEKVRAANLSDIVPNTESETKVSIQGNPVSIMVEKAIDGDKLKHLITTPSGCGEQNMIGMTPTVIATYYLDSTLQWESLGVDRRTEAINLIKKGYTQQLAFRKPDSSYAAFKDRPSSTWLTAYVAKVFAMAIKLVDIEPEVVCGAVKWLILEKQKPDGIFQEDAPVIHKEMVGGYQGAEPEVSLTAFVLIALQEAREVCKDHVNSLDGSIAKASEYLARRYQLLARPYTVALTSYALALTGKLKSEKVLMKFSKEGKRWEERNAHTYNIEGTSYALLALLQMEKPEMTQVVARWLAQQNYFGGGYGSTQATILVFQALAKYQISTPRQLELNLDVSVLLPRRASAVTYRIENRNALVARSAETKLNEDFTVKAEGTGKGTMTVVTIYNAKVPDKDNKCDSFDLRLHVEDVKTGKEQDNVFRSIKITICTRFLDNVDATMSILDVSMLTGFSPDFQDLKRLTEGVDRYISKYEIDQAQLDRSNLIIYLDKISHKAEECFAFKAHQQFRVGLIQPAAVTVYSYYKIDDRCTRFYHPDKDSGQLSKICYGDVCRCAEENCFVRHKENVPITVNQRIERACEPGVDYVYRVKLMAMEQSPSHDNYIMTIISVIKMGTDEDPKGSNRTFVSHRQCRDALRLQIGQDYLLWGMATDLWFTGRCFSYLIGKDTWLEPWPSDAACQEAELQSLCQDFTEFSEAMTMFGCPS, via the exons ATGGGGGCTCCGGCGCTGCCCCTCCTCCTCggcctcctgctgctgcatgcGGCCCCCACCTATGCCCAAAT GGTGACGATGGTGACACCGGCAGTACTGCGGCTGGAGACGGAGGAGCGGGTGGTCCTGGAGGCGCCGGGGTTGACCGCCCCCACCGAGGCCACTGTCCTGGTGCAGGACTTTCCCCGCAAGCGCCACGTGCTCTACCAGATCCGCGTGCCGCTGAGCCCCGCTGAGGGCATGTTGGCCAGCACCACCATCAAG GTGTCGGCCAAGGCGCTGCCGCAGACAGTGGGGAAGCAGTTTGTCTCCGTGACGGCGCGGGTGGCCCAGGTGACCCTGGAGAAGGTGCTGCTGGTGTCACTCCAGAGTGGCCACATCTTTGTGCAGACCGACAAGCCCATCTACACCCCTGGCTCCACTG tgctcTGCCGCCTCTTTGCTCTGGGCCACCTCATGGAGCCAGCGCCCAAGACGGTGATCGTGGAGATCAAG ACACCTGATGATGTCATCATCAAGCAAGTACCTGTGTCCTCGCCAATGAAGACCGGCATCTTCTCCCTCAACCACAACCTGCCTGAGGTTGTCAG CATGGGGATATGGACGATAATGGCCAAATTCGAAGACTCGCCAGAACAGGTCTTCAGCACCCAATTTGAAGTCAAGGAGTATG TGCTGCCAAGCTTTGAGGTGGTCCTGGAGCCGGAGGAGAAGTTCCTCTACATTGACCGGAAGGAGGATTTCCGAGTGTCCATCACggccag GTACCTGTACGGGAAGCGCCTGCAGGGGACAGCCTTTGTCCTCTTTGGCGTTATAGTGGATGATGAGAAGAAGGGCATCCCCCAGTCCCTGCGGCGCGTCCAG GTGACTGACGGGGATGGGGAAGCCGTGCTGCCCATGGCCATGCTGCGGCAGCGATTTGCCAACCCCCAGGAGCTGGTGGGACATTCACTCTACGTCTCCGTCACCGTACTCACCGAGTCAG GCAGTGACATGGTGGAGGCACAGCGCAGCGGCATCCGCATCGTGACGTCCCCATACACCATCCACTTCACCCGCACCCCCAAGTTCTTCAAGCCGGGGATGCCCTTCGATCTGATG GTCTACGTCACTAACCCAGATGAGTCCCCGGCTCCGCGTGTCACCGTCAAGGCTGATGGCTTCCAGGGTCTCGTCTCCACCCAGCGTGATGGCACAGCCAAGCTGGTCCTCAACATGCCGGCCAACAGGGACACTGTCCCCATCACT GTGCGGACGGAccagccggggctgcctgccGACCGCCAGGCCTCACGGCAGATGACTGCCGAAGCTTACCGCAGCCAGGGTAGTTCCGGCAACTTCCTCCACCTGGCCGTGGGGGCCACTGAGCTGCAGACTGGTGACAACCTCGCCGTGAACTTCCACCTCAAGAGCAACAGCAACGCCGTCCGTGACTCCGTCCCGTACTTCACCTACCTG ATCATGAGCAAGGGACGCATCATCCGTGTGGGGCGACAGCGGCACGAGGCTGGCCAGAGCCTGGTCACCATGTCGCTGCCAGTGACGGCCGAGCTCATCCCCTCCTTCCGCATCGTAGCCTACTACTACGTGATGCCCGGCGAGATTGTCGCCGACTCCGTCTGGGTTGATGTCAAGGACACTTGCATGGGCACC CTGGTAGTGAAGGGAGCGACGGAGGCTGACAACCGGGTGCACGAACCGGGGACACCCATGCGGCTGCACATTGAGGGTGACCACAATGCCCACGTGGGGTTGGTGGCTGTGGACAAAGGCGTCTTCGTCCTCAACAAGAAGAACAAGCTCACCCAGTCCAAG GTTTGGGACACGGTGGAGAAGAGTGACATCGGCTGCACCCCGGGCAGTGGGAGGGACAACGTGGGTGTCTTTGCTGATGCTGGCCTCAGCCTGGTCACCAACGTGAACATCGCCACGCCACAGCGAGGGG AGGTCCTGTGTCCCCAGCCTGCGAAACGCAAGCGCCGCTCCCTGCAGCTCATCGAGTACAAAGGCAGCAAAG CGGCTGAGTACACGGACAAGATGCTGCGCAAGTGTTGTGAGGACGGCATGAAGGAAAACCCCATGAGCCACAGCTGCGAGCATCGGACCAACTACATCCAGGACGGAGAAGCCTGCATCCGGGCTTTCCTCGACTGCTGCAACTACATCAAGGGCATCCACGACCAGAAGCAGCGCGAGCTCCACCTCGAGCTGGCTCGAA GTGAGGAGAACGAAGTCTTCCTGCCTGACGAGGACATCACCTCACGGACCCTCTTCCCGGAGAGCTGGCTGTGGCGGGTGGAGCCGCTGACAGAGCAGCCCAATGAgctggg AATCTCCACGAAGACTCTGCCTGTGTACCTGAAGGACTCCATCACCACGTGGGAGGTCCTGGCCGTCAGCCTCTCACAGACCAAGG GGCTGTGCGTGGCTGACCCCTATGAGATCACGGTGATGAAGGAGTTCTTCATCGACCTGCGCCTGCCCTACTCCGTGGTGAGGAACGAGCAGGTGGAGATCCGTGCCATCCTCTACAACTACTGGACGCAGGAAATCACG GTGCGTGTGGAGCTGATGTACAACCCAGCCCTGTGCAGCGCCTCCACCTCCAAGAGGCGCTACCAGCAGATCCTCCGCCTGAAAGCCCAGTCATCGTGGGCCGTGCCCTTCGTCATCGTGCCCTTGCAGCTGGGGCTGCATGACATCGAGGTGAAGGCAGCCGTCCGGGGCAAGCTCGTGTCTGACGGTGTCAAGAAGAAGCTCAAAGTTGTG CCTGAAGGGATGAGGTTGGAGAAGACTGTGACGATAGTTGAGCTGGACCCGAAGACGAAGGGAATCA atggTGTACAGGAAGAGAAGGTGAGGGCAGCAAACCTCTCTGACATTGTCCCCAACACTGAGTCAGAGACCAAAGTCAGCATCCAAG GCAACCCTGTGTCCATCATGGTGGAGAAAGCCATTGACGGGGACAAGCTGAAGCATCTCATCACGACGCCATCAGGATGCGGGGAGCAGAACATGATTGGGATGACGCCCACTGTCATTGCCACCTACTACCTGGACAGCACGTTGCAGTGGGAAAGCCTTGGTGTTGACCGCCGCACTGAGGCCATCAACTTGATTAAAAAGG GTTACACGCAACAACTTGCTTTCCGGAAACCTGACAGCTCCTATGCCGCCTTCAAGGACCGCCCATCAAGCACCTG GTTGACAGCCTACGTGGCCAAAGTCTTTGCCATGGCCATCAAGCTGGTAGACATTGAGCCCGAGGTGGTTTGTGGTGCCGTGAAATGGCTCATCCTGGAGAAGCAGAAGCCAGACGGGATTTTCCAAGAAGATGCTCCTGTCATCCATAAGGAGATGGTG GGAGGCTACCAGGGTGCCGAGCCCGAGGTATCACTGACAGCCTTTGTCCTCATCGCGCTGCAGGAGGCCCGGGAGGTCTGCAAGGACCATGTCAAC AGCTTGGACGGGAGCATCGCCAAAGCCTCCGAATACCTTGCCCGGAGGTACCAGTTGCTGGCCCGACCCTACACGGTGGCCCTGACCTCCTACGCCTTGGCTCTGACGGGGAAACTCAAAAGCGAGAAAGTTCTCATGAAGTTTTCCAAAG AGGGCAAACGCTGGGAGGAACGCAACGCCCATACCTACAACATCGAGGGGACGTCCTACGCGTTGCTGGCCTTGCTGCAAATGGAGAAGCCGGAGATGACGCAGGTGGTGGCCCGCTGGCTTGCCCAGCAGAACTACTTCGGTGGTGGCTACGGATCCACTCAG GCCACCATCCTGGTATTCCAAGCGTTGGCCAAGTACCAGATTTCAACTCCGCGGCAGCTTGAGCTCAACCTCGACGTGTCGGTGCTGCTGCCGCGCCGTGCCAGTGCCGTCACCTACCGCATCGAGAACCGCAACGCCCTGGTGGCACGCTCTGCTGAG ACCAAGTTGAATGAGGACTTCACGGTGAAAGCTGAGGGCACGGGCAAGGGGACGATGACAGTGGTGACCATCTACAATGCCAAGGTCCCCGACAAGGACAACAAGTGTGACAGTTTCGACCTGCGGTTGCACGTGGAGGATGTGAAGACAG GCAAGGAACAGGACAACGTCTTCCGCTCCATCAAGATCACCATCTGCACCAG GTTCCTGGACAATGTGGATGCCACCATGTCCATCCTCGATGTCTCCATGCTCACTGGCTTCTCGCCTGACTTCCAGGACCTGAAGAGG ctcaCGGAGGGGGTGGACAGGTACATCTCCAAGTATGAGATCGACCAAGCACAGTTGGACCGCAGCAACCTCATCATCTACCTCGACAAG aTCTCGCACAAGGCCGAGGAGTGTTTCGCCTTCAAGGCCCACCAGCAATTCCGGGTGGGCTTGATCCAGCCCGCGGCTGTCACCGTCTACAGCTACTACAAGATTG ATGACCGCTGCACCCGTTTCTACCATCCGGACAAGGACAGTGGGCAACTGAGCAAGATCTGCTACGGGGACGTATGCCGCTGCGCCGAAG AAAACTGCTTCGTGCGGCACAAGGAAAATGTCCCGATCACCGTCAACCAACGCATTGAGCGCGCCTGCGAGCCGGGAGTTGACTACG TGTACAGGGTGAAGCTGATGGCAATGGAGCAGTCGCCGTCCCATGACAACTACATCATGACCATCATCTCTGTCATCAAGATGG